In Spirosoma pollinicola, the genomic window AAAGAACAGATGGTGGCCTAAACCTGAAGAAAAGAAGTAATTTCTATCTGGCTATTTATATAATTCTAAGGCTTTGCTAACCGGCGTTTTAAATAATCTTCTGACTTTATTCTTTTTTTATGAAATTAGTTATATAGCACTTCTAAAGAAATTTAAATTACTATTGAATGTATGAATTATGCTTCCTTAGCCTTTTTACAGCTATTAATAATTTAATAGTCTTTTCTATTCAATATACTCAGTCATTGATAATAAAATTTTACCACTTGCATTTTTATTTGGTTTTACGTAGAAAATAATCCCAGTATTATCTTGGTATATATCATGCTTACCTATATTCAAGTTTATTGAGTCTTTAAAAATTGTAAACGAACTATCCGTAAGTTTATCATTATTTCCTACCATCGCAATCTTGATACTACCGGAAAATTTTCCATTTATTCTCGTGTAAACTTTATCGCCACTTTTACCAATAAATGATATTTTACTCGACTTAGTTACGTCAAGTAAGATTCTTTTTTCAACTCCTTTTTCTTGTTCGCATCCTGAAAATCCTAAAAGATTCAGAAGGATAAGTAATTTCGAATTGTTCATTGTCTACGTTGAGAGATGTGTTTAGAATGTGAAAAATACTTCATTAATTTTTTGAGATTTCAACAACTAAAAAGCTCTGTCACTTAAAATTTTCATTTGTTATGTAAGTACGGTTATGTTAACCGAAATCTACCTTTATATAAATTACAAATACTAGCTATAACATCTCGGTTATATTTTTTTGAATTTTATAACAGCTCCTTTTTGTTGGCCAACAGGAGTATACAGAAAACCAACGATATTAGTTTCACTACAGGTTAAAGTAAGCAAGTTCGACTCTCTAGAAGGCATCAGATAAACTATATAACTTATACAACTTTCATTTACGCTTGTCCTGTTAATCTGCTGGGCAACAAAAGCGCTTTTGTACGTAAGACTATCCTGCGGTTGCCCATCAATAATAGTCCGCAAAGATACTTCAGCGGTATCTCTGGCTACACTTTTAATAGTTAATGTGATATCTCCTGCCTTGATTGGAAAAGGAATACCGCTGACTTGTGCTTGATAGGTACCTTCTACCGATGGAGCTGGATTTGGTAGGCTCAGAGTACTTTTAGTACAAGCTATAGCGCCTGCAAAAAGGGCAGTGGTGATGAGGAGCGTAGGATTACTCATTTCACTTAAAAATTCGTTCAGCCTAGAAACGAAAACCCTTCAGATACATTATGCTAAACTTATTCCATCATACATTCTTTTGTTATATAATCTACGCTATGTTTATATAAAGGAAAAGTTTAACAAAAATGGAATTCTGTTAAACAGGTAATTTAGGTGCTTTCTACTGAATTTATCGTTTATGACAGAAGAAGTTTGTAAAATCAACTTTTACGTTTCGTTAACATTCTTTTACTAGCCCTCCATCACATCTCAGCACAAAGACTAGTAGGTTTACGGGCCACTGTTGCGACCATCCGCGGTTGCGGCTAAAACCCTTACAAAAAGAGAGATGTCTAAACTCATACACATATATGCTTTGTTCCTGATGGTTGTTTTTTGCACTTCCTGTGGACAAAACCAAACAAACGGACCAAAAGATACTATCAGGTCCGAAATTAAAGACATAGGGCCTAACGTAATGGTTCGTAATATAAAAAGAGGCAGTAATGGCACCATTTTGATTGCTGGCCCCAACAACGCATCATTTGGTGATGTTTTTCGATATGATGCCCGCTTGCCAGAGGGGCAGGGAAAATCGTTTACTAATCTTACAAGTAAACTAGGTCAGCACAAATTCCAGGATGTTCTGGAAGATCGAAGTGGAAATATCTGGTTCGCTACTACTGATTCAGGCGTTTATTATTACAACGGGAAATCCCTGCCTACCGGACAGGTAGGAATTCAACATTTCACTACCACAGAGGGTCTTGCCAATAATCGGGTTACGTCTATTTATGAAGACAAAGCCGGCATTATTTGGTTCGGCACGGGAGGTGGAGTAAGTCGTTACGATGGGAAATCGTTTCGAAATTTTACATCTCCAAACGCCCCGCTTTTTTATAAAGAAGGGGATTGGAATAATGATATTCATACAATCATTGAAGATAAAACAGGAAAATTGTGGGTTGGCACAAGAGGAGACGCCTTTGTTTATGATGGGAAAAAATTTACCACGTTAACCCATAAAGGCGAACCCTTTCTCGATGTTTGGGCTATAATGGAAGATAGAAAAGGTACTATTTGGCTCAGCGGTTACAATGGCTTTAAAGTAAGCCAGACCGGTGGCCTCTATCGCTATGACGGCAGTACCTTTACGAAGGTATCGGAGAGGGGTGCTTATGCAATAATCGAAGATAAAAAAGGAAACATCTGGACTACTGGTCCGGTAAATCCTGCTAATTGGACGGTCCAGGCACTTTCCCGTTATGAGGCAAAGTCCTTGTCTAGTAATGAGCCCACGGTAACCGAAATCAGGTCAGGAAAGGCTTTTCTGGGGCTTTCGGAAGCGAACGATGGAAGTATTTGGTTTGGCGATGCGACCGGCGTGTATCGGTATGATGGGAAGACCATCACGGACTTTTACAATAAAGAGGGTCAGAAAAAATATAGCCTAGATACAAAGCAAAGTGTTGTCATATGGAAAGGTTCCTGGCTACTTGGTGCATGGGAAGGTTCTACGTTTTTGGGTGATGGTGCCGGTACAGGGGGCGTTGATCTATTAAAAGGAGAATTATTGATCGAATCGGATCGCCGAAGCGACCGTCATCTGGTGGGTGGTGCAGTTGACGTCGACATGACTACAATTGAACAAAAATTTGATGATCCAGGTCCACACAATAAATTACCGCCATTTTTTGATGTCAAAAAATTCCCTGTTTCTAGATTCATAATTACGAAGGTTGAAACAGGGAATGATGGAAATACAAAAGTTCCAACTGATGGAAGTATAAGAGTTACATCTGAAGGAAATATAAAAGTTACCGGGAACCTGACCATTGAAGGTATCACGAAGGCAGTTACTTTTCCAGCCCAACTATACTTTAAGGACGGAATGGACGGAACTGTCGAGATAAATGGCACACTGACCCTTGATCGAACAGAGTGGGGTATCGATTCTGGATCAGAAAAGCACTTTTTTAAGTCTGGTAATGCAATCTCGGACGACGTTAAACTCTTTATGAAAATCGTAGCAAAAAAATAAATAGTTAGCAGGGTTAGAAATAAGGTGTATAGCTGTTGCTAAAAATGCCCCATTTAGTAAGCAGTGACATGAACGCTCTTTCGTCTCAAGTGGGAGCGATTTATGAGACGCTGGCATCTGTTGATTATCCTAGTCGCAAGATAGTTGTATTACCGCTTTTTGCCTTTTCAGGGGTAACATCGCCAGTGTACTTAACCCAAAAAAAGTGGACTGGTGAAAAGCCGAACGGGCTGATATAACAGATTGGTAAACTAACGAACATGAAACCTATGGCAAGGCTACTAGGAATGGCTAAAACGAACATTCAAGAATTGGTCAAGTTCGCGTTGGGTAGCGGGATTCGTTCTTTGTCCGGATAGGTAAACTTTAGTACCTTGATACCAGAACGCAAGGATTCGGTGACTTCCTTTTTCCAGGCAGGAACTTTATATGAAAGCTACTTTCTTCGGTTTACTCCTTCTATTCCTGCTGGTTTCCTCAAGCTGGGCACAAACGGGGGTTAATACGGTCAAAAGCCTGCCTCCTGAAGGGATTAATCTCCAGGAAGGCTGGCGGTTCCAGGCAGGTGATAATCCTGCCTGGGCCAACGTCGACTTTCCCGATCAGAGCTGGCCAATCAGTAAGCTCACCCGCGATATCAATGATCCTTCCCCCCTGAATGCCGCCCCCATGGGTTGGCTGCGATTGCGATTGTCAACCGATAGTACCTGGCTGCGAGAACCGCTGGCATTAGTCATTCAGCAAGTGGGGGCCTCCGAAATTTATCTCAACGGGCAGCTCCTGCACCGATGGGGCGTGGTGAGTGCCGATCCTAAAAAAGTGATCGCGTTTGATCCCTTGTGGAAACCCATACCCTTCCCCCTGCGTAAAACCGGCGAGCAGCTACTGGCCGTCCGGTTTGCCCGTCAGCCCGGTATTCACTATACAACCGTGTTTGAAAGTCAGAATCCCCCCTTCTGGATTCAGCTAAAAAAGCAGGAGGCCGCCGACGTTTTCTATCAGCAGTACCTGGTCATTGCGGAGCGCTTACATGTGTTTCTGATCAGTGCCTGTTGTATACTGGCCATCCTTCACCTGGCTTTTTATCGATTCGACCCCAGCCGAAAAGCGAACCTCTATTTCGGTCTGTGGGCCGTTCTGGTGTTGACAGGAAATATTTTGCAGCGAAATTTGATGATCGCTACCCATCTAGTCGCCGACAAATTTTATATAGCCAATCTGTCGTTCGCCCTCTACCAGCTGGGTAGTCTAATGCTGATGTTGGCACTCTACCAATTGCTGGAACAACGCAAAGACAAAGTTTACTGGGCGCTGGTCGCTTGGATTCTTGCCGGGCTGTTGCTTAACGCCGGTATTTACGGATGGGGCTGGAAAGTCGGTGGTGTTTTGGCCGGGACGGCCTGCCAGCTAAATATGGTCCGAATTGCCTGGCTGGCCATTCGCCGACAGAAAAAAGGGGCCTGGATTATTGGCCTGGGAGCGATCAGTTTCGTTTTATTTTTTTTGGCCTTTTTTCTGCCCAGCATGTGGAGCAACGAGCTGTTTACTATAGGCATTGCCAACCGACGAAATAGCCTATATATACTCTCCTTACTGAGTATTCCGGTGGCCACCTCCATTTACCTGGGGCTTGATTTTGCCTTGCTCAGTCGCGCCCTTGAGCAGCAGTTAACCGAAGTCAAAGCCCTTTCCTACCAAGCCCTGATTCAGGAAAAGCAAACCCAGGCGTTGCAGGAGCTGGATAGCCTCAAATCACGCTTTTTTGCCAATATCTCCCACGAATTCCGTACCCCGCTCTCGATCATCAAAGGGTCAGTAGAAAAGCTACGGCATCAGGATAAAGAAGGCTCCGAACGGCGATCCGATTACCAACTCATCGACCGTAGCGCGAGTCGGCTATTGCAACTGATCAACCAGTTGCTGGACCTCTCCCGATTGGAAGCGGGTAAACTGGAACTGCATCCAAAGCCCGGTGAACTGACTCACTTTCTCCAAGGGATGGCGGGTTCGTTTGCCTCCCTCTTCGAAAGCAAGGGTATCACTTACCACTACACGGTATCGCTGCAACCGGTTTGGGTACAACTGGACAGCGATAAACTCGAGCAAATTATTTCTAATCTCCTTGCCAACGCCTATAAGTTTACGCCTGCTACCGGTCAGGTGCGGTTTTCAGCAGCAGTTGAACCGGGGCAAACCGGTAGATGTGAGCTTCAACTCATCATTCAGGACACGGGCATTGGCATCGGAGAACACCAACTTACCCGCATCTTCGATCGGTTTTACCAGGTCGATGATTCGGCTACCCGCTCGTATGAAGGCACGGGCATCGGGTTAGCCCTGGTGGCCGAACTGGTTGACTTGCATGGTGGGCAACTAACCGTAGAAAGCACGTTGGGCAGTGGTACAACTTTCCGTCTCTGCATTCCTTTGGAAATGCTACCTGTGGAAGAACGGCCCGGGCAGGAAAGTCCCGGGCTGGATGGCTCTGCGTCGGGAATCCCCGTCTCAGAACCCACGATAATGCCTTCGATGAAGGAACCTGCCCAAAGCAGTAAACGATCGAGCCATTCCGAGCAGATTTTAGTCGTGGAGGATAACCGGGATTTAAGGCAGTTCCTGGTCAGCCAACTGGCGAAAAACTATACCGTATCGGAAGTTGAAAACGGTCTGGACGGCTACCAAACCGCTATAAAAACAATTCCCGATTTGATTATTTCGGATGTGATGATGCCCGGCCTGGATGGGATGGCTCTCTGTGAGCGACTCAAAACCGACGAACGAACCAGCCATATTCCTATTATTCTGTTGACCGCCCGAGCCGACAGGGAAAGCAAACTCAAAGGCCTCGATACGGGCGCCGATGACTATATGAGCAAGCCCTTTGGTCTGGAGGAGTTACAGGTCCGGGTTCGCAACCTGCTGGAAAGCCGCCAAAAGCTTCGGGAGCGGTTCAGTCGGCAGATCACCCTGCACCCCACCGAACTGGTCGTCACCTCGCTGGATGAACAGTTTCTTCAAAAAGCCTTGGCCGTAACCCAAGCTAATCTAGCCAATGCGGCCTTTGACGTAGAGCTGTTCAGCCGGGAAATGGGATTGAGTCGAACCCAACTGCATCGCAAACTGACTGCCTTAACCGAGCAGTCGCCCAATGAATTTATCCGTGCCCTTCGCTTGCAACGAGCGGCCAGCCTGCTCCAGCAACAGCAGGGAAATGTGGCCGACGTGGCTTATCAGGTGGGCTTCAACAGCCCGAACTATTTTACCAAGTGCTTCCGGGATGTCTACGGGCAAACGCCGACCGAATACGCCAGTGGGCGTGTGGGCTCCGTCAAAAAACCGTAACCCGTACGATTTTTCGCCAGTTGCTCAGCCCGGCCCCAGTGTATTTCCTACCCGGCAATAGCAAAATCAGCTCATTTTTCTACAAAATTGTTCCATAGCGCTCATGGAGTAAGCTTTGGCACAATATTGCTAACCCTCCCCGGACCGGGTAGCGTAGGTTTGGGGTAGTCAACCGCTATGCACAGAAGGGATGGCTACTAGTCTACAATCGCTGTACCTGTCACCGTTATCCACTAACGTT contains:
- a CDS encoding two-component regulator propeller domain-containing protein, with the protein product MSKLIHIYALFLMVVFCTSCGQNQTNGPKDTIRSEIKDIGPNVMVRNIKRGSNGTILIAGPNNASFGDVFRYDARLPEGQGKSFTNLTSKLGQHKFQDVLEDRSGNIWFATTDSGVYYYNGKSLPTGQVGIQHFTTTEGLANNRVTSIYEDKAGIIWFGTGGGVSRYDGKSFRNFTSPNAPLFYKEGDWNNDIHTIIEDKTGKLWVGTRGDAFVYDGKKFTTLTHKGEPFLDVWAIMEDRKGTIWLSGYNGFKVSQTGGLYRYDGSTFTKVSERGAYAIIEDKKGNIWTTGPVNPANWTVQALSRYEAKSLSSNEPTVTEIRSGKAFLGLSEANDGSIWFGDATGVYRYDGKTITDFYNKEGQKKYSLDTKQSVVIWKGSWLLGAWEGSTFLGDGAGTGGVDLLKGELLIESDRRSDRHLVGGAVDVDMTTIEQKFDDPGPHNKLPPFFDVKKFPVSRFIITKVETGNDGNTKVPTDGSIRVTSEGNIKVTGNLTIEGITKAVTFPAQLYFKDGMDGTVEINGTLTLDRTEWGIDSGSEKHFFKSGNAISDDVKLFMKIVAKK
- a CDS encoding ATP-binding protein, coding for MKATFFGLLLLFLLVSSSWAQTGVNTVKSLPPEGINLQEGWRFQAGDNPAWANVDFPDQSWPISKLTRDINDPSPLNAAPMGWLRLRLSTDSTWLREPLALVIQQVGASEIYLNGQLLHRWGVVSADPKKVIAFDPLWKPIPFPLRKTGEQLLAVRFARQPGIHYTTVFESQNPPFWIQLKKQEAADVFYQQYLVIAERLHVFLISACCILAILHLAFYRFDPSRKANLYFGLWAVLVLTGNILQRNLMIATHLVADKFYIANLSFALYQLGSLMLMLALYQLLEQRKDKVYWALVAWILAGLLLNAGIYGWGWKVGGVLAGTACQLNMVRIAWLAIRRQKKGAWIIGLGAISFVLFFLAFFLPSMWSNELFTIGIANRRNSLYILSLLSIPVATSIYLGLDFALLSRALEQQLTEVKALSYQALIQEKQTQALQELDSLKSRFFANISHEFRTPLSIIKGSVEKLRHQDKEGSERRSDYQLIDRSASRLLQLINQLLDLSRLEAGKLELHPKPGELTHFLQGMAGSFASLFESKGITYHYTVSLQPVWVQLDSDKLEQIISNLLANAYKFTPATGQVRFSAAVEPGQTGRCELQLIIQDTGIGIGEHQLTRIFDRFYQVDDSATRSYEGTGIGLALVAELVDLHGGQLTVESTLGSGTTFRLCIPLEMLPVEERPGQESPGLDGSASGIPVSEPTIMPSMKEPAQSSKRSSHSEQILVVEDNRDLRQFLVSQLAKNYTVSEVENGLDGYQTAIKTIPDLIISDVMMPGLDGMALCERLKTDERTSHIPIILLTARADRESKLKGLDTGADDYMSKPFGLEELQVRVRNLLESRQKLRERFSRQITLHPTELVVTSLDEQFLQKALAVTQANLANAAFDVELFSREMGLSRTQLHRKLTALTEQSPNEFIRALRLQRAASLLQQQQGNVADVAYQVGFNSPNYFTKCFRDVYGQTPTEYASGRVGSVKKP